In Streptococcus uberis, a single window of DNA contains:
- a CDS encoding cysteine desulfurase — protein MINSQELKKDFPILDQLVHDEGYTYLDNAATSQKPKQVLDRIRRYYDYDNANVHRGVHTLAERATRDYEASRQKVANFINANSSKEIVFTRGTTTSLNWVAQFAKQILKPGDEVLISIMEHHANLIPWQEVCRQTGASLVYAYLKEGTLDLDDFKAKVTSKTRFVCMAHVSNVLGCVNPIQEITAIAHGVGAYMVVDGAQSVPHMAVDVQALNCDFLAFSGHKMLGPTGIGVLYGKEEVLKLMDPVEFGGEMIDFVYEQEASWKSLPWKLEAGTPNIAGAIGLAAAIDYLESLGMSAIQNHERELVSYILPKLQSIDGLKLYGPGNPMDQTGVLSFNLDGLHPHDVATALDYEGIAVRAGHHCAQPLLRHLGISAAVRASFYIYNTKEDCDRLVEAILKTKEFFSGTL, from the coding sequence GTGATAAATAGTCAAGAACTTAAAAAAGACTTTCCAATATTGGATCAATTGGTGCATGATGAAGGTTATACCTACCTTGATAATGCAGCAACAAGTCAAAAACCTAAGCAAGTTTTAGATAGGATTCGTAGGTATTACGATTATGACAATGCGAATGTTCACAGGGGGGTCCATACGCTAGCAGAAAGAGCAACGCGAGATTATGAGGCCAGCCGTCAAAAAGTAGCTAACTTTATCAATGCCAATAGTAGCAAAGAAATTGTGTTCACCCGTGGGACAACAACCAGTCTCAACTGGGTGGCTCAATTTGCCAAGCAAATCCTAAAACCAGGAGATGAAGTCTTGATTTCCATTATGGAGCACCATGCTAATCTTATCCCTTGGCAAGAGGTCTGTCGCCAAACGGGTGCTTCATTGGTTTATGCTTATCTCAAAGAGGGAACTCTAGATTTGGATGATTTCAAGGCAAAAGTCACCTCCAAAACGCGATTTGTTTGTATGGCTCATGTCTCTAATGTACTAGGGTGTGTCAATCCTATTCAAGAAATAACAGCCATCGCCCATGGTGTTGGAGCTTATATGGTTGTTGATGGTGCGCAATCAGTTCCTCATATGGCAGTCGATGTCCAAGCGTTAAACTGCGACTTCTTAGCTTTCTCAGGTCATAAAATGTTGGGCCCAACAGGTATTGGTGTTTTATATGGAAAAGAAGAAGTCTTGAAACTCATGGACCCTGTTGAGTTTGGTGGGGAGATGATTGATTTTGTTTATGAGCAAGAAGCTTCCTGGAAAAGCTTGCCCTGGAAACTAGAAGCTGGCACTCCTAATATTGCGGGTGCCATAGGGCTTGCTGCAGCTATTGATTATTTAGAATCACTTGGCATGTCAGCTATTCAGAATCATGAAAGAGAACTGGTTTCGTATATTCTACCGAAATTACAATCCATTGACGGGCTTAAACTATATGGTCCGGGCAACCCTATGGACCAAACAGGTGTTCTTTCCTTCAACTTGGACGGTTTACACCCCCACGATGTCGCGACTGCTTTAGATTACGAAGGAATAGCCGTTAGAGCTGGCCATCATTGTGCGCAACCCTTATTGCGGCATTTGGGAATTTCGGCTGCGGTTAGAGCCAGTTTCTACATCTACAATACCAAGGAAGATTGTGATCGTTTAGTTGAGGCGATCCTTAAAACAAAGGAGTTTTTTAGTGGCACTCTCTAA
- the sufU gene encoding Fe-S cluster assembly sulfur transfer protein SufU: MALSKLTSLYMAVVADHSKHPHHQGTLDGVEAVLLNNPTCGDVISLSVKFDGDVIEDIAFSGDGCTISTASASMMTDAVIGKTKAEALELARAFSDLVSGCQNPKQKELGEAELLEGVSKFPQRIKCSTLSWHALEKAIERSQEGSDEE, encoded by the coding sequence GTGGCACTCTCTAAATTAACGAGTTTATATATGGCAGTGGTCGCTGATCACTCCAAACACCCACATCACCAAGGGACTTTGGACGGGGTTGAAGCGGTGCTTTTAAACAATCCTACCTGTGGTGACGTCATCTCATTATCTGTCAAATTTGACGGGGATGTGATTGAAGATATTGCTTTTTCTGGAGATGGTTGTACCATTTCCACAGCTTCTGCAAGTATGATGACGGATGCTGTTATCGGAAAAACCAAGGCTGAAGCTCTTGAACTAGCTCGTGCCTTTTCAGATTTAGTTTCAGGTTGTCAGAATCCAAAACAAAAGGAACTAGGCGAAGCTGAATTACTGGAAGGAGTATCTAAATTTCCACAAAGGATCAAATGTTCAACCCTTTCTTGGCACGCCTTAGAAAAAGCTATTGAAAGAAGTCAAGAAGGGTCTGACGAAGAGTAA
- the sufB gene encoding Fe-S cluster assembly protein SufB — MSDKNEKVEPKPIDLGDYQFGFHDDVEPIYSTGKGLNEAVVRELSAAKGEPEWMLEFRLKSLETFQKMPMQTWGADLSDIDFDDIIYYQKASDKPARSWDDVPEKIKETFERIGIPQAERAYLAGASAQYESEVVYHNMKDEFEKLGIIFTDTDSALKEYPDLFKQYFAKLVPPTDNKLAALNSAVWSGGTFIYVPKGVKVDIPLQTYFRINNENTGQFERTLIIVDEGASVHYVEGCTAPTYSSNSLHAAIVEIFALDGAYMRYTTIQNWSDNVYNLVTKRARALKDATVEWVDGNLGAKTTMKYPSVYLDGPGARGTMLSIAFANAGQHQDTGAKMIHNAPHTSSSIVSKSIAKGGGKVDYRGQVTFNKDSKKSVSHIECDTILMDDISKSDTIPFNEIHNSQVALEHEAKVSKISEEQLYYLMSRGLSESEATEMIVMGFVEPFTKELPMEYAVELNRLISYEMEGSVG, encoded by the coding sequence ATGTCTGATAAAAATGAAAAAGTTGAACCAAAGCCTATTGATTTAGGGGATTATCAATTTGGTTTTCACGATGATGTGGAGCCTATTTACTCCACTGGTAAAGGTTTAAATGAAGCTGTTGTCAGAGAGTTATCTGCTGCTAAAGGTGAACCAGAATGGATGTTGGAGTTTCGTCTTAAATCCCTGGAAACCTTCCAAAAAATGCCTATGCAAACTTGGGGTGCTGACTTATCAGATATTGATTTTGATGACATTATCTATTATCAAAAAGCCTCAGATAAACCGGCTCGTTCTTGGGATGATGTTCCTGAGAAAATTAAAGAAACCTTTGAAAGAATTGGAATTCCTCAGGCTGAGCGTGCTTATCTTGCTGGAGCATCTGCTCAATATGAATCTGAAGTTGTCTATCATAATATGAAAGATGAATTCGAAAAATTGGGTATTATTTTTACGGATACTGATTCGGCATTGAAAGAATACCCTGATTTATTCAAACAATATTTTGCTAAATTAGTGCCACCAACTGATAATAAATTAGCTGCCTTGAATTCTGCTGTTTGGTCGGGCGGTACTTTTATCTACGTGCCAAAAGGGGTTAAGGTGGATATTCCACTTCAAACCTACTTTAGGATTAACAATGAAAACACTGGTCAATTTGAACGTACGCTAATCATTGTGGATGAAGGTGCTAGCGTTCATTATGTGGAAGGTTGTACTGCGCCAACTTATTCAAGTAATAGTCTTCATGCTGCTATTGTTGAAATCTTTGCCTTAGATGGTGCCTACATGCGCTATACCACCATTCAAAACTGGTCAGATAATGTTTATAACTTGGTAACAAAACGTGCCCGAGCTCTGAAAGATGCTACAGTGGAATGGGTAGATGGTAATCTAGGGGCCAAAACCACTATGAAATACCCATCGGTTTATCTAGATGGTCCTGGTGCGCGTGGGACAATGTTATCAATTGCCTTTGCGAATGCTGGGCAACATCAAGATACTGGAGCAAAAATGATTCATAATGCTCCGCATACTTCCTCATCTATTGTTTCGAAATCCATCGCAAAAGGTGGCGGAAAAGTGGATTATCGTGGCCAAGTGACATTTAACAAAGATTCGAAAAAATCAGTTTCTCATATTGAATGTGACACCATTTTAATGGATGATATCTCCAAATCAGATACCATCCCATTTAATGAAATCCACAACTCACAAGTTGCCCTAGAACACGAAGCAAAAGTCTCAAAAATATCAGAAGAACAACTCTACTATCTCATGAGCCGCGGCCTATCAGAAAGCGAAGCAACCGAAATGATCGTCATGGGCTTCGTCGAACCATTTACCAAAGAATTACCAATGGAATACGCCGTCGAACTCAACAGACTAATCTCGTATGAGATGGAGGGCTCAGTCGGATAA
- a CDS encoding LPXTG cell wall anchor domain-containing protein: protein MVKVTVDGSDNSTIDSGFVKVEQPTPGSNSSSESLSQSTTQSSSQSSSAKPVASQTAAELPHTGQAENNGLYGSAALAILAALGLAGKKRDEK, encoded by the coding sequence GTGGTTAAAGTAACAGTTGATGGTTCAGATAATTCAACCATCGACTCAGGATTCGTTAAAGTTGAACAACCAACACCAGGAAGCAATAGTTCTTCAGAATCATTATCACAATCAACAACACAATCAAGCAGCCAATCATCATCAGCAAAACCAGTGGCAAGTCAAACAGCAGCAGAACTTCCACATACAGGACAAGCTGAAAACAATGGTTTGTATGGTAGTGCAGCACTTGCAATCCTTGCAGCCCTTGGATTAGCAGGTAAAAAACGTGATGAAAAGTAA
- a CDS encoding D-alanyl-D-alanine carboxypeptidase family protein — MIKKILLFLSIFAVTISTIPVIANEKDSDDIMTITRKAGYSVKEINKPKSSIVIDAKNGDILWEDNINEHRDPASMSKLFTLYLLFEDLSKGKLSLETTITATDRDQAISGIYEISNNKIISGVEYPIKDLIFMTAVPSSNAATVMIANYLSNNDASAFIDRINQKARELGMHDTFFSNASGAAAEAFKGLYNPDKYDLSAPNQTSAHDLAILTYHFLKEYPEIVTYTNQRIVKTMVGTPYEEEFTTYNYSLPGDRYGMTGVDGLKTGSSPSGAFNAIVTTKRNQKRLITIVMGVGDWSDQDGEYYRHPFINALTEKAFSDLKQKNNIPYSNLFHEKKQTSSGRPSAKKSQHEQGQSFFHKFERFVDRNHSFIFIGLAIFIVLVLILSLLAIH; from the coding sequence GTGATCAAAAAAATCCTATTATTTCTTTCCATTTTTGCCGTGACTATCAGTACTATTCCCGTCATAGCTAATGAAAAGGATTCTGACGATATTATGACCATTACGCGTAAAGCTGGTTATTCTGTTAAAGAGATAAACAAACCTAAATCGTCTATCGTCATTGATGCAAAGAATGGTGATATTCTTTGGGAGGACAACATTAATGAACATAGAGATCCTGCAAGTATGTCTAAATTGTTTACCCTTTATCTTTTATTTGAAGATTTATCAAAAGGGAAACTTTCTTTAGAGACAACAATTACTGCCACCGACCGTGATCAAGCTATTAGTGGCATCTATGAAATTAGCAATAATAAGATTATTTCTGGCGTTGAATACCCGATTAAAGATTTGATTTTTATGACTGCTGTTCCTTCTTCTAATGCCGCAACTGTCATGATTGCAAATTATTTGTCAAATAATGATGCATCTGCTTTCATTGATCGAATAAACCAAAAAGCACGAGAATTAGGAATGCATGACACCTTTTTTTCTAATGCCAGTGGGGCTGCAGCCGAGGCTTTTAAGGGACTCTATAATCCCGACAAGTATGATTTATCTGCTCCCAACCAAACAAGTGCTCACGATTTAGCAATTCTGACATATCATTTTTTGAAGGAATATCCTGAAATTGTCACCTATACGAATCAACGGATTGTAAAAACTATGGTTGGGACACCTTATGAAGAGGAATTTACAACCTATAATTATTCCTTGCCGGGTGACCGTTATGGGATGACGGGGGTTGATGGACTAAAAACAGGTTCTAGTCCAAGTGGAGCATTTAATGCTATTGTCACAACGAAAAGAAATCAGAAACGTCTTATCACCATTGTAATGGGAGTTGGCGATTGGTCAGATCAGGATGGTGAATATTATAGACATCCCTTTATCAACGCTCTAACAGAGAAAGCTTTCTCTGACTTGAAACAAAAAAATAACATACCATATTCGAACTTATTCCATGAAAAAAAGCAAACTAGTTCTGGAAGACCATCCGCCAAAAAAAGTCAACACGAACAGGGACAAAGTTTTTTTCACAAATTCGAAAGATTTGTTGATCGAAATCACTCCTTTATATTTATCGGACTTGCCATTTTTATTGTACTTGTCCTCATTTTAAGTCTCCTTGCCATTCATTAA
- the pbp3 gene encoding D-alanyl-D-alanine carboxypeptidase PBP3, with the protein MKKTILSTIILGLFLWTPSTLVLAQEKLVINAKQAIAVECETGKILYQKEANQKAPIASLTKILTVYLTLKEIKNGKISWDTPVKMSDYAKELANNPDVSNPSLYKDTFTVKELIDSSMVVSSNSAAISLAETIAGSEPQFVDMMKKQLQTWGIQDYQLVNASGLNNSMLNGHLYPKSKPNDENQLSAKNLAIVASHLISEFPEILAISSQSQLYWGNDVLQNSNHLLPGLSMGRLGVDGLKTGTTGRAGQTYIGTAVQDNMRVIVVILHANNAEQDSEARFVEANKLFDFAFQNFQSITIPKAKPYATKLAIIDGKKKKVAFISHKDFTIVQPKNDDSINYKVIQEKSKTKAPIEKDEKLGRIQFIDSSDYLKKKPSVAIFSFETVKKLSLFEKWFRFN; encoded by the coding sequence ATGAAAAAAACGATTCTTTCTACTATAATACTAGGTCTTTTCCTCTGGACACCTTCGACTCTTGTTCTTGCTCAAGAAAAATTGGTTATTAATGCTAAGCAAGCTATTGCTGTTGAATGTGAAACTGGTAAAATTTTATACCAAAAAGAGGCTAATCAAAAAGCTCCCATTGCGTCTTTGACAAAAATATTAACGGTTTACCTCACCTTAAAAGAGATTAAAAATGGGAAGATTAGTTGGGATACTCCTGTAAAAATGTCTGACTATGCAAAGGAACTTGCAAATAATCCTGATGTGAGTAACCCAAGCCTCTATAAGGATACCTTTACGGTTAAAGAATTGATCGATTCAAGTATGGTCGTAAGTTCTAATAGCGCAGCCATTTCTCTTGCTGAAACAATTGCTGGATCCGAACCACAGTTTGTCGATATGATGAAAAAACAACTGCAAACTTGGGGGATACAAGACTATCAATTAGTGAATGCATCTGGTCTCAACAATAGTATGCTAAACGGGCACCTTTACCCCAAGTCAAAACCAAACGATGAAAATCAACTAAGTGCTAAAAATTTGGCGATTGTTGCTAGCCATCTCATTTCAGAATTTCCTGAAATACTCGCGATTAGTTCGCAATCACAGCTTTATTGGGGAAATGATGTTTTGCAAAACTCCAATCATTTGCTCCCTGGTTTAAGTATGGGGAGATTGGGAGTTGATGGTTTGAAAACGGGGACAACAGGTCGTGCGGGGCAAACCTATATCGGTACTGCTGTTCAGGATAATATGAGGGTTATTGTTGTCATCCTTCATGCCAATAATGCTGAACAAGATTCAGAGGCTCGCTTTGTTGAGGCCAATAAATTATTTGATTTTGCTTTTCAAAATTTTCAATCAATAACTATTCCCAAAGCTAAGCCTTACGCAACAAAATTAGCTATCATTGATGGTAAGAAAAAAAAGGTAGCCTTTATCAGCCATAAGGATTTCACTATTGTTCAACCTAAAAATGATGATTCCATCAATTACAAAGTCATACAAGAAAAATCAAAAACAAAAGCTCCGATTGAGAAAGATGAAAAACTTGGTCGTATTCAGTTCATTGATTCTTCGGACTATTTAAAGAAAAAACCAAGTGTTGCCATTTTTTCATTTGAAACTGTTAAAAAATTATCACTTTTTGAAAAATGGTTTCGCTTTAACTAA
- the pbp3 gene encoding D-alanyl-D-alanine carboxypeptidase PBP3 has product MKKMLLLCFIFLILFPINFVNADSTEDFHVKAKSAIAFDVSTGKVLYQKNEKEVLPVASLSKVLTTYLVYKEVKSGKLSWDTPVTISNYPYELTTNYSISNVPLDARQYTVKELLNAVLVTNANSAAIALAEKISGTEPRFVDLMTKQLKEWGIKDAKLVNATGLSNAILGDHIYPHSTSDDENQMSALDLAIVSNHLLSEFPEVLKQTQKASATFSNQKIFSYNYMLKGMPNYRDGVNGLFVAYSEKSGASFLASSTENNMSVVTVVLNAEQSNEEELGHFRETNTLLNYISNHFEPVILLEKGKKVPKTKLNLLDGKQKSVNLIAKKNLIGIRKIGSQDGDSVTIDNKNKRTFAPVKRNEALARASFNDKEIIGTGYLDKTPTISLGAAKDVQKSFFLKVWWNHFVNYVNTKL; this is encoded by the coding sequence ATGAAAAAAATGCTATTACTATGTTTTATTTTTCTAATACTTTTTCCGATTAACTTTGTTAATGCGGACTCCACTGAAGACTTTCATGTCAAGGCTAAAAGTGCAATTGCTTTTGATGTTTCAACCGGGAAGGTTCTTTACCAAAAAAATGAAAAAGAAGTTCTCCCTGTTGCCTCATTGAGCAAGGTATTAACGACTTATTTGGTATACAAAGAAGTTAAATCCGGAAAACTATCCTGGGATACTCCAGTTACTATCTCAAATTATCCTTACGAATTAACAACCAATTATTCTATAAGTAATGTACCACTCGATGCTCGTCAGTATACTGTGAAAGAGCTTTTAAACGCGGTATTAGTAACAAACGCTAATAGCGCGGCAATTGCCTTAGCTGAAAAAATCAGTGGTACTGAACCTCGATTTGTCGATTTAATGACTAAGCAATTAAAAGAATGGGGTATAAAAGATGCTAAGCTAGTAAATGCAACTGGATTATCAAATGCTATATTAGGAGATCACATTTACCCTCACTCAACATCCGACGATGAAAATCAAATGAGCGCTTTAGATTTAGCGATTGTTAGCAATCATTTGTTAAGTGAATTTCCTGAAGTCCTCAAACAAACTCAGAAAGCATCTGCCACATTTTCTAACCAAAAAATCTTTTCATACAACTATATGTTGAAAGGAATGCCGAACTATCGAGACGGAGTGAATGGTCTTTTTGTTGCTTACTCGGAGAAAAGCGGAGCTTCATTTCTTGCGAGTAGCACAGAAAATAACATGTCCGTGGTGACAGTTGTTCTTAATGCTGAGCAAAGCAATGAGGAAGAATTAGGGCATTTCAGAGAAACAAATACCCTGTTAAATTATATTTCAAACCATTTTGAGCCTGTTATTTTATTAGAAAAAGGCAAAAAGGTTCCAAAAACAAAACTTAACTTATTGGATGGGAAACAAAAATCTGTTAATTTAATTGCCAAAAAAAACCTAATTGGGATTCGCAAAATTGGTAGCCAAGACGGTGATAGTGTGACAATTGATAATAAGAATAAGCGCACTTTTGCGCCTGTAAAAAGAAATGAAGCATTAGCAAGAGCTAGTTTTAATGACAAAGAAATCATTGGAACTGGATATTTAGACAAAACACCAACTATCTCTTTAGGCGCAGCTAAAGATGTGCAAAAGAGTTTCTTTTTAAAGGTTTGGTGGAATCATTTTGTCAACTATGTCAATACTAAATTGTAA
- a CDS encoding sigma-70 RNA polymerase sigma factor region 4 domain-containing protein: MFNHDFENCFEQVLPIILKLKRSFYIQLWDRDDWLQEGRIILHHLMEDNPDLADNRMKLLCYFKTKFTSHIKDTLRYQESAKRRFNRLPYDEIGDVSHKIAEDGLKLDDIVAFHTILNHLTPKLSENEMNQIQALFSNKRFSGRKKLLRKLKPFFVDFQDNL; this comes from the coding sequence ATGTTTAATCATGATTTTGAAAACTGTTTTGAACAAGTATTACCAATTATTTTGAAATTGAAAAGAAGTTTTTATATACAATTATGGGATAGAGATGATTGGTTACAAGAAGGCCGGATTATTTTACATCATCTAATGGAGGATAATCCTGACTTAGCAGATAATAGAATGAAACTACTATGCTATTTTAAAACAAAGTTTACATCACATATTAAAGATACTTTAAGGTACCAAGAAAGTGCTAAGAGGAGATTTAACAGATTGCCATATGATGAAATTGGGGATGTATCACATAAAATTGCAGAGGATGGTTTAAAACTCGATGATATAGTTGCCTTCCATACCATTTTGAACCACCTAACTCCCAAACTTTCCGAAAACGAAATGAATCAGATTCAAGCGTTGTTTAGTAATAAAAGATTTTCAGGCCGTAAAAAACTATTACGGAAGTTAAAACCTTTTTTTGTTGATTTCCAGGATAATTTATAG
- a CDS encoding YqeG family HAD IIIA-type phosphatase — MSIDDYRPTFMVEAVYDLRADDLLRHGITAVFVDLDNTLIAWNNPDGTPEVRAWLDEMTIADISVVVVSNNNYKRVERAVSRFGVDFISRAMKPFARGINIAIERYGFDRSEVIMVGDQLMTDIRASHRAGIKSVLVKPLVKSDAWNTKINRFREKRVFSKLEKKYGKLTYQKGI, encoded by the coding sequence ATGAGTATTGACGATTATAGGCCGACCTTTATGGTCGAAGCAGTATACGATTTAAGAGCTGATGATTTACTTAGACATGGAATTACAGCAGTATTTGTTGATTTAGATAATACATTAATTGCTTGGAATAATCCTGATGGAACTCCTGAAGTGAGAGCCTGGTTAGATGAAATGACAATTGCAGATATATCTGTTGTTGTTGTTTCCAACAACAATTATAAAAGGGTAGAAAGAGCAGTATCGCGTTTTGGTGTTGATTTTATAAGTAGAGCTATGAAACCATTTGCTCGTGGTATTAATATTGCAATTGAGCGTTATGGTTTTGATCGTAGTGAAGTGATCATGGTTGGTGACCAACTAATGACTGATATCAGAGCAAGTCATCGAGCAGGAATTAAGTCGGTTCTCGTAAAACCATTGGTCAAGTCTGATGCATGGAATACGAAAATTAATCGTTTTAGAGAAAAACGAGTTTTTTCAAAACTAGAAAAAAAGTATGGTAAATTAACATACCAAAAAGGAATTTAA
- the yqeH gene encoding ribosome biogenesis GTPase YqeH, which yields MEELFCIGCGIRIQTEDKNLAGFTPKAALEKGLESGELYCQRCFRLRHYNEITDVHITDDEFLKLLHEVGDSDALVVNVVDIFDFNGSIIPGLSRFVAGNDVLLVGNKKDILPKSVKDSKVTQWLIERAHEEGLRPVDVFLTSAQNKYAIKELISRIDQLRKGRDVYVVGVTNVGKSTLINAIIQEITGDKDIITTSRFPGTTLDKIEIPLDDGSFIFDTPGIIHRHQMAHYLSDKDLKYVSPKKEIKPKTYQLNPEQTLFLGGLGRFDFVSGEKQGFTAYFDNNLKIHRTKLEGASDFYQKHLGSLLLPPNHIDKESFPKLSSFDFTINSKMDLVFSGLGWIRINGSEDKPVKITAWAPEGVAVLTRKAII from the coding sequence ATGGAAGAATTATTTTGTATCGGTTGTGGAATCAGAATTCAAACTGAAGATAAAAACTTAGCTGGCTTTACGCCTAAAGCAGCGCTAGAAAAAGGATTAGAGTCTGGTGAGTTATATTGCCAACGTTGTTTTAGACTTCGTCATTATAATGAAATTACAGACGTCCATATAACTGATGATGAGTTTTTAAAACTTCTTCATGAAGTCGGTGATAGTGATGCACTGGTTGTCAATGTTGTTGATATTTTTGATTTTAACGGTTCAATCATACCTGGTCTTTCAAGATTTGTTGCAGGAAATGACGTGCTCTTAGTTGGAAATAAAAAAGATATCTTACCGAAATCTGTTAAAGATAGTAAGGTTACTCAGTGGCTCATAGAACGTGCCCATGAAGAGGGGTTACGACCAGTGGATGTCTTTTTGACTAGTGCTCAGAATAAATATGCTATAAAAGAGCTTATTAGTCGTATTGATCAATTACGTAAAGGAAGAGATGTATACGTTGTAGGAGTGACAAACGTTGGAAAATCAACTCTAATTAATGCTATTATTCAGGAAATAACCGGTGACAAAGATATTATTACAACATCTCGTTTTCCGGGTACAACCTTAGATAAGATTGAAATTCCATTGGATGATGGTTCCTTTATTTTTGATACACCTGGAATTATTCATAGACACCAAATGGCACATTATTTATCGGATAAGGATCTTAAGTATGTCAGTCCTAAAAAAGAAATTAAACCAAAGACTTATCAATTAAATCCTGAACAAACACTATTTTTAGGTGGTCTTGGTCGTTTTGATTTTGTAAGTGGGGAAAAACAAGGTTTTACAGCTTATTTTGATAATAATCTTAAGATTCATAGAACAAAACTTGAAGGTGCCAGTGATTTTTATCAAAAGCACTTAGGTAGCTTATTGTTACCACCTAATCATATTGATAAAGAATCATTTCCAAAACTTTCGTCCTTTGACTTTACAATCAATTCAAAGATGGATTTAGTTTTCTCTGGTCTGGGTTGGATACGTATTAATGGTAGTGAAGATAAGCCTGTAAAAATTACAGCTTGGGCTCCGGAAGGAGTTGCTGTTTTAACACGTAAAGCCATCATTTAA
- the yhbY gene encoding ribosome assembly RNA-binding protein YhbY → MLTSKQRAFLKSEAHHLKPIVQIGKNGLNNQIKTSVRNALDARELIKITLLQNTDEDINDVADILEEEIGCDTVLKIGRILILYKVSAKKENRKLSQKVKEL, encoded by the coding sequence ATGCTTACAAGTAAACAAAGAGCTTTCCTGAAATCGGAAGCACATCATTTGAAGCCAATTGTCCAAATTGGTAAAAATGGGTTAAATAATCAAATCAAAACAAGTGTCCGAAATGCATTGGATGCTCGTGAATTAATTAAGATTACACTACTTCAAAACACAGATGAAGACATAAATGATGTTGCTGATATTTTAGAAGAAGAAATTGGTTGTGACACAGTATTAAAAATCGGCCGAATCTTAATCTTATATAAAGTATCTGCTAAAAAAGAAAATCGAAAACTATCGCAAAAAGTTAAAGAATTATAA
- a CDS encoding nicotinate-nucleotide adenylyltransferase, producing MAIELLTPFTKVELEVKEKDKNRKQIGILGGNFNPIHNAHLIVADQVRQQLGLDKVFLMPEYLPPHVDTKSTIDEKHRLEMVKRAIDSAEGLDVETLELERKGVSYTYDTMKLLVEKNPDVDYYFIIGADMVDYLPKWHKIDELVKMVQFVGVQRPKYKAGTSYPLIWVDVPLMDISSSMIRQFIKSKRQPNYLLPKAVLEYINKEGLYK from the coding sequence ATGGCTATAGAACTTTTGACCCCTTTTACAAAAGTAGAATTAGAAGTCAAAGAGAAGGATAAAAATAGAAAACAGATTGGTATTTTAGGTGGAAATTTCAATCCAATTCATAACGCCCATCTTATTGTGGCAGATCAAGTTAGACAACAGTTAGGGTTGGATAAAGTTTTTTTGATGCCAGAATATCTTCCTCCTCATGTTGATACCAAGTCTACAATCGATGAAAAACATCGTTTAGAAATGGTGAAACGAGCCATAGATTCAGCCGAAGGATTAGATGTTGAGACACTTGAACTTGAACGAAAAGGGGTCTCATACACCTATGATACGATGAAACTCCTCGTTGAAAAAAATCCAGATGTGGATTACTACTTTATCATTGGGGCTGATATGGTTGATTATCTGCCTAAGTGGCATAAGATTGATGAGTTGGTTAAAATGGTTCAATTTGTTGGTGTTCAAAGACCTAAGTATAAAGCAGGGACATCTTATCCATTGATTTGGGTGGACGTACCACTTATGGATATTTCTTCAAGCATGATTCGTCAATTTATTAAATCAAAACGTCAACCTAATTATTTACTACCGAAAGCAGTTTTGGAATACATTAATAAAGAAGGGCTCTACAAATGA